From the Macrobrachium nipponense isolate FS-2020 chromosome 9, ASM1510439v2, whole genome shotgun sequence genome, the window ACTCATACGGTTCTGAGGACGGTGTTCGTGAAACCGTATATTTTCCCCCAGCTTTCAGGACcaatatgaaattgttattgGCAACCAGGACAATGCAGACACTACGTGAAATTATATTGGTAACTAAAGAATGCCTAAAGCTTTATACGCAGCACAATGTTGCTTCTTCGTATCAGAAATTAGATGCTTAGTGAAAGTAACTGTTGTTACATCACTAACGGGCGCACTAACgccctagcgcctcagtggcgtggttggtatggtctttccttgccacttcggtggccgcgagttatattctcgggcattccattgaggggtcagagatgtgtatttctgatgatagaagttcactccccatgtggttcgaaagtcacgtaaagccgttgggccTGTTACTGAAAAACTACTGgctccatacaacgtaaaaacaccatacaaacaaactaactaatTAACAAGCCCTTGAAATGTTTTGGAAACAGTCATATTTTTCAAAGAATCCTTCTCTCAACTGAGGGCcaacaacaaaaccaaaaataaacaaaaaacaacagaaaagaaAGTGAGACGAGAAGGGAAAACTGGACACTTTGTTGAGTCGACAATGACGTTCAGTGGTTCAACTGTAAAGTCACATTTGACGTGAGATCACTGAAACCTTTCTTTTGTTGAATGCCCGACGAAAAACCGTTACGAGCTCAACATCTCATCGTTCGTTGCTCATTATTTGATTacttgatgtttatcataatgtGAAATTAACGAGGTTAATCCACATAGCTGcttattcttttctttccttttcgtcACCGTTCGAAGATCATGATTCTAACGACTGTTTCCTGCGAAGTAGAGAAACATTATTATAATAGTACTTtataggaaaagaatatatgggaattttcaataatatatatatatattatatattatatatatatatgtatatatatatggtatatatatatcatatatatatatatatatatgatatatatattgtatatatacatatatatatatatatatatatatatatatatatatatatacacatatatatatatatatgtatatatatacatatatatactatatatatatatatatatatatattagatatatatatatatatatatatatatatgatatatatatatgcacacacgtgtatatatatatatatatatatatatatatatatatatatatatatatatatatatatatgaataattatcacatcgaaccgtgatccatttatatatcaattcaagctacaaatgtcctttaatatctaaattcactttacctcccaaatgatatattttcatatatgtaccgaaggggaattttttaattgataataatttcgtccccccatgtgataattattcataacaaaaggctacgtgttgtcaaacgctcgaattggccaacatggtagacggggtttcatatcgattctaattacgaaagctcccagatcgagggtgattttgtaaggtcagaatcgatatgaacttatagcgtctctgttggctgattggatagcgtcactgactgtcctgatttcgtccccagtccacttggacggtggttcgatcccatggggggacgaaattattatcaattaaaaaattccccttcggtacatatatgaaaatatatcatttgggaggtaaagtgaatttagatattaaaggacatttgtagcttgaattgatatatatatatattatatatatatatagtatatacatatatgtatgtatgtattactttTTCACTCGGCAcccaatttaaaataataaaaaaggaacaaaaagatttctttctttctctctctctctctctctctctctctctctctctctctctctctctctctctctgttcaaagcCCTATAACTGCTTAACTTAGATTTTATATTATCAAAACGCTCcttccaaatttatttatttgttcacagatacttatataatattaagattaatgaaatgttttttaattCTAATACTTCTCTATTTAAATGTTTATCTGAATAGATTTAATCTATTTGCTACCCTCCGCTTAGTTGTAGGATTATTGAATCTATAAAACACATTAACAGTTATAAGATGCTAATGAATTCACAATTAAGTATATCACTTTATAAACAGACAAATGATGACGTGATCCGTTGAGACAATGATTCATCTAATCTGGTTTTTATAACACAGTGAAAGGACGCCTTTGGAAAACAAGGCCAACTAACCCCATTTATAAGATATTTCACTAATTGGCAAACAGTTACTGAGTTTATTAGCCGTATATGAGCAAATAGTGAGAAAATTATGCTTAAGGTTTGCCATGGATTTTTTTACTtcagaaaaaaagtgaaatagaCAAATGCAATAAAGATGAATCCATCAGGTATCAAAGACCCAAgtcaaattatattttaatgtccaaaaaaacaatcttttacagaaaatcagcCTGGCAGACGTTGGAAGTTCATGGCAACTCACCTTCTGACATCGTTATacagaaaatatgattaattatccaatttttatcaataaaagaCGGATGCCAGCTTACCTTCTGGCATCATAAATTAGAAAACCTCGATACCAACGTTAAACCATCGGGGGCATTAAGGAAATATGCCAACTGACCTCTTCTTAGTAAATGGCAAAATGTGGATGACACTGGGAATCCGGCAGTCGTTAAGGATTAAGGAAGGATGGCAACTAGCTTTTTACATCTTAAAGCAGACAATGTGGACGAGAGAATCAATCATTCAAATGATAAAGATGGATGCTAGTTGacttttattaatgaattacttttttatttcggtAGGGTCCTGGTGAGCTGTTAATCAATCGTAAATGACAAAATCTGGATGAgaacttttgataaaaaaaacactttggatGTGAAAAATTATTCCGTCTATCATTACAAAATGTCAACTGATTTTTTAACTTCCTGTGTTAGAAATTTTAAGAGATCTGAACTTTTTACGTCCTTAGATAAGATATTTTGACGAGAACATTTGTTGCTAAGACGTTAAAAATGAATGCCAACTAAtccttctttatttaattttttttggcatTATTATAAAATCTGAATGAGGAACTCAATCTGTCAGATCTCTGACATTTTGTCCCTGGTACTAAATATTTATGAGAAAAATTATCTGTAAGGCACGAAAGAtgccaaaatctatataaaaaggacttggataagaaaaattaaattcatcaGATATTTGGACAACCAACAGTATGAATCCAACTATCCTAGTGATATGCTGAAACAGAAAGTGTGAATGAGAACAGTTATCAGAAAGACAGAAGAGATGGAAAATAACTAATTGAGGAAATTAATTTgctaaatggaaaatgaaatagaaactctGGAATCCAGCAGATATTTAAGGATTTTTACCAACCTTTTTTTTCGTCACAAGGCAATGAAACAGAAAATCTGGAATCCAGgagattttaaagaaaacttcTACCCAACCTGTTTACGTAAACTGGAAAATGAAGTAGAAAATCTGGAATCCAGCCGATATTTAAGAAGGATTCTAACCAACCTTTTTTGTACGTCACAAGACATTGTAACAGAAAATCTGGAATCCAGGAGATATTTAAGGATCCTAACCAACCTTTTTGCACGTCATTAGACATTGTAACAAAAAATCTGGAATCCAAGAGACATTTAGGAAGAACCCAAACCAACCTGTTTACGTTActggaaaatgaaatttaaaatctgGAATCCAGTAGATATTTAAGAAGGATTCTAACCAACCTTTTTGTACGTCATTAGACATTGTAACAGAAAATCTGGAATCCAGGAGATTTTTAAGAAGAATTCTACCCAGCCTGTTTACGTCACTGGAAAATGAAGTAGAAAATCTAGAATCCAGCAGATATTTAGGGATTATACCAACCTGTTTATGTCACTAGACAATGAAGTAAAAATCTGGAATTCAGGAGATACTTAAGAAGGATTCTAACTTAACTGTTTACGGCACTAGATGGTGATGTAGAAAATCTGGAATCTAGGATATTTAAGAAGTATTCTAACTAACCTTTTTATTCGTCACTAGACGGTGAAGTAGAAAATTTGGAATCCTTGCCGGACACTAGAGGAATCCGTTGAGAACGAGATGTTAGCTGCATTTCCCTGTGAAACTAAGAGAGGGGGTGCCGTATCTCCAGAATACTGCCACCtgttcaaaaaataaatatagaggaaaaaataacatggttaaaaattaagtaattgagtgaataaagaaaacaatctgCCTTGTTGTTTAAACTTTGTACTTTTGTAAAACATATAATTAACTTAGTaagaataaatgtcaataaattaataaacacgGAAAAGAAATCACAGCGAAACTGGCTTGGCTTTCGAGAGTGTTCATTGATTCAAAAATTTATAAATCAGCACAACAAAATGGAATTTACACGAGCTAATTTATACATAAAGTTAACAcgataacaaataaatgaacaaatgcatAGAAGTGGCAATAGCTTAGATCTTGTGAGTGGTCCCTTGttcaggtaaacaagtaaaattaGGATGtagaattaatattttgaaatttgtatgacaatatataaattataatatttttcgaATTCTAATATATTCTGTATCTTGAGtaacggaaaaaaaattaatattacttgGTCAGGTAACTTGGTAACTTGACCATATGATGTGTGAAACCTctacaataaaaagaattattactttttttcaaaaaGACTTTCTTGCtcgttttgaaaattaccatttttTCATCAATTACCATCATGACGTCATTCATCCTTAAGTCGCATTCAGTCGTTATAATAAGAGACTTTGCTGACTACAAGTGTTAGTTTTTAGTATTTTGGAAATCTCTCTAAATCAATGCTAATTCCATGactccattttttaaaattagattTCACTTGGGACCACGCACTATATCAATATATGTCATTATCTAGTCCAGCTCTTGAATTACGGTCTGAAACTTTGAGTGCTTATTTTTAAAGAGAATCCGCATGTTTTACATTCAAACTTACTTTTCCAACAGTGCTGATGTAGATAAAGCTTGCACTGTGACTATGTCGTACCTACTCTCGGTTTGGAGCCACTGGAAGTAAATcccaatttttcttctgtttGCCACCGTCAGTTGCCAGGAACACGTCTGGTTATTATAGTACGTGTCTGGAGAGAATGCCTGCAGTAGCCCTGATACAGTCGTCAGGGCTACAGAGATGAAGCTATATTAGTAGGGGATATCATCTTGCAGAACTTTTTACATTGCAGTACTACGCGTATTTCCACTAGCTCCGCCACCACTACTACTACGATATTAGTTCTAATGCTTCTATTTCTGTTGTTGCTATTGTCCCAGTCATACCTTGTTCTTTATTATAAGACTTACCGCATAAGCTCCACAGCATTACTTAAGTCTCAGTCTTTGTATAACCTGATGTGACATGTTATGGAATGTCAGGCGGAAGCGAATCAGGTAAGCATATAGGGACGCCAACCCCATCACTGGCAGAACAATTGCCGTTTAATTGGTAAAGGTATTGCTTAGCCATGAGCATCTGCATGCAACAGTTCTGTGATTAATGTCCTTAAGTAATGTGTCCGTTTCACTTCAGGCTTAAGCTTCTATTTCACTTACGATTTGTTATTCAGAAGCAATGTAGACTTTTCACAACGTCTTTTCACATTTGGCTTAGTACGGGTCGTGAACAATTATTTACCTCTCCAGTTCTCAGCACGAATTCTATCAATTCTCTTATTTACGTTAACCTCATTTCCTACGGAATAAGATTCTAAATACAGTAATACTTGCTCTACGAAAATAATGAGATAGGCAATTGTGCCTGCTCATGCActgaaaaattttattgtaacaaTCTCTTACCTTGTTGACAGAATATTCAAGCccttaaatgaataattatttatttgtttctttttttttgtgctttc encodes:
- the LOC135218137 gene encoding exoskeleton protein RP43-like encodes the protein MNCHWKLSMPVGKLVTITFLEFDLGSCCDCAQITLWDSVWPHGAFLGRGFCGSAIPPIVNASGSNIILIDLWMNGTSILPGFRLYYETITAPPAYLCQGDQALTTVSGLLQAFSPDTYYNNQTCSWQLTVANRRKIGIYFQWLQTESRYDIVTVQALSTSALLEKWQYSGDTAPPLLVSQGNAANISFSTDSSSVRQGFQIFYFTV